GCCGCCAGTGCCTCATAGATGAAGGCGTTGATGGTCAAATCTTCTTTTCCGATGTTTTTCGCGTGCTCGGCGTAAGCAGCCATACCCTTAAGGCCGTATGTGATCATCTCGCGGAGAGAACGCACGTCCTCGTTTTCGGTTGACAGCACGCCGACGGTAGCGGCCTTTTCCAGCATGGACGCTCTGGAACTTACCGTAAACGTGGCCGCATCGTGTAAACCCGCAGAAGCAACGGAATTTCTGAGCTTGTCTCTTACGGCAATCATTTTCATGATCTGTTTTTCAATCGAGCCGTCGTCGAAATTCGCGTTGGTGATGGTCATGAACAGGCTGCTGAGAACTTCATAATTTGTCTCGCCGAGGGTTTTGACGTCCAGCTTTCCTTTGACTACAATTTCTGAAATGCCCTTGAGCGTGTAAATCAGAAGATCCTGAAGCTTTGCCACTTCTTCGGTTTTTCCGCAGACGCCGCGCACCGCGCAGCCCTTTCCTCCGGCAGTTTCCTGACACTGATAACAAAACATACTCATTTTTGCTTCCTCCTTTAAAATTCAGTCTTCAACAGGTTCAAATTCATCTTTACCGACAAAACAAATGGGGCACTGCCAATCATCGGGTAAATCTTCAAATGCCGTACCGGGCGCGATGCCGCTGTCGGGATCACCAAGCGCGGGATCATAGATATACCCGCAGGGAATACACCTGTACTTTTTCATCCGGATTCCTCCTTCGCTTTCTCAGCTTTTCGGAGCAGGCGCCTTTACGACAATCAGCTCCAGCGTTTCGTCATGCACATTTCTGACATTCATTTTGGTTTGAAACGGAATTTTCAGCAGCGTTCCGGCCTCGTACTCATGGATTTCCTGATCATCAAGGCCGATGGAAAGCTGTCCTCGAATGACGGTCATATACACGTTTGAATTGGATAAGTGTTCCGGCAGCCCCTCGCCCTTGTTGAACACCATGTGGAGGTAATGCAGGTTTTCGTCAAATAAGATTTTTTCTATCGCTTTTTCATTGGTTCTGGACAGCTTATACTCTTTTTCTACCATAATAATAGACTCCTGTCAATCAAGAATTTTCCCGTCGGTTGAAATCGTGACAACCTGCCAGGGAATCATTTTTCCGCTGTTTTGAAGCGCCCTTTTTACCGCGTTTTCGATCCCTCCGCAGCAGGGAACTTCCATTCTCACCACCGTGACGCTTTTGATGCTGTTGTTCTTTATAATCTCGGTCAGCTTTTCGCTGTAATCCCCTTCGTCAAGCTTGGGGCAGCCAATCAGAGTCACTTTGTTCCGGATAAATCTGTTGTGAAAATCGCCGTAAGCATAGGCCGTACAGTCGGCGGCAATGAGGAGATTGGCGTCCGCAAAATACGGAGCATTGACCGGTGCAAGTTTGATTTGGACGGGCCACTGTGACAACTGGCTTTTGTTTTCGC
This genomic window from Caproicibacterium sp. BJN0003 contains:
- the rd gene encoding rubredoxin is translated as MKKYRCIPCGYIYDPALGDPDSGIAPGTAFEDLPDDWQCPICFVGKDEFEPVED
- a CDS encoding cupin domain-containing protein, with product MVEKEYKLSRTNEKAIEKILFDENLHYLHMVFNKGEGLPEHLSNSNVYMTVIRGQLSIGLDDQEIHEYEAGTLLKIPFQTKMNVRNVHDETLELIVVKAPAPKS
- a CDS encoding 4Fe-4S binding protein, whose product is MIRKIIRIDEEKCNGCGLCAKACHEGAIGMINGKAKLLRDDYCDGLGDCLPACPTAAISFEEREAKEYDEAAVKKSKLSQQAETLACGCPGTQSKSIHRENKCEAVHSNISENKSQLSQWPVQIKLAPVNAPYFADANLLIAADCTAYAYGDFHNRFIRNKVTLIGCPKLDEGDYSEKLTEIIKNNSIKSVTVVRMEVPCCGGIENAVKRALQNSGKMIPWQVVTISTDGKILD